In Setaria italica strain Yugu1 chromosome IX, Setaria_italica_v2.0, whole genome shotgun sequence, the genomic stretch CTCTTCTTctcacattttcttttctttgttaatGGGTTATCTGTTTTTTTGGGTATCTTTCCTTACCGCGGCCTGTATGTTGTATTTGCATGTGGATTTGAATGAACCACCTAGGTAGTTGCGAAGGCCATACATACCCACAGCAGCTAATAAGTTACGGtcaatcagaattcagaagttATAACCCTGAGAATGATTCGGTTGGCGAAGTATTTTGGACCCGTGTGCCGCCCCTGTAAACCGACTTCCCCTGTACAACACGGCAGGAGTTCACTGTTTGATTCTCCGACCGGTGTCTGCCTCCCTCTTTCTGACCAGttttatcattctttttttttgggggggggcaCGATCATCAACCGCATGGCCTACGGCCATGAGTCGAGATGCAGCGCCAACACCGCGGCAGCACCCTCCTCGCCGTCCCGATCGAGTCCCCTGACGATGCAGATCGCCAGCCGCCTGCACCGAACATGCAAGCTAGCTGCCGGCTCAGGCGAGACTCCGCGCATCTGCGCTGCCGGAGCCGTGCCCCTGCTTGGCTTCTGCCTCGCAAGCCAAGAGGCTTAGCCCTGTGATGCCCTGCTCCCCTGTCCCCTCCTGTCCAAGTCCGGCGGAACAGCCCTGCCGGCTGCGCGTGCTCGTGTAACGAACGGACCAGATGCTGCCGCGCAAACTGCCGAGGCCGCGATGCCGCATGCATGTGCGCGGCGCAcactctcttttttttagtAAAGATCCCTTAGACCCCGGTGATTGATGACTTGGGGTTTAAGTAAGCAGTACTAGTATGCAGTAGCAGCTTAACGATGCAGGCGACAAAAGCTGGCGATTTTTAGTGGTAGCGGCATGAGTGGGATCGCTTAGTTTTATGCTACGAAGTGTATTTGTAGTGGTAAAGTGGCATGAAAAGGCTTGCCTTTTACCGTCgcccttttttttatttgtttggcCAATTTCACGAATCGCATCTACATTGGACCCGATCCCTGGAGATCCTATGTCATGCTGGTTGGTGGTTGACAGACACTCGGGAGTCGGGACGCTAACATTCGTACTGGTTACTCCGTAAGCAAGCGCAAAGCTTTGCAGTCACAGGGTCAAGCACGGAGCCGTGAAAAGTTGCGGCTGGACGAGCAGAAGGGCTTTTAAAATCGTATGATCCATACGGAACAATGTAGGTCAGTAGGTGGTGGAAGCCTGGACCACGCCGCCGCTTCGACGTTTACAGCAGTGATGCAGTCAAAGGATGCACAAACCCCAGCTGCTACTGCCAACACTTGGACGTAGCTGATGCACACGGCACTACAGTGTGCAGTGCCTCCAGCTCCTGGAGCAGTAGAATCTGTAATCTGTTTACGAGTGCTACTGCTTAATGCCTCTGCCTACTAGCCTACTACTCATACTAAGTAGTAAAGTGGCTGCAAAAAAGGATTTGCCTCTAACCAAAACTTTCCTCTTTCCATTTTAGAGTTCAAATTCCTCTTTCCATTTTGAGATCACATTGGGTCCATATCCCTGCAGAAAGTGAAGATCCGGTGAAGTTTTAGGGGTTCACTTGATCTTTTAATTTTGCAAAGTAAATACACGAGCTAGAATAGAGCTTTGTAGCCACAAAGTCGAGCTCAAGGCCGTGAAAAGCTGCAGGTAGATAGATCTCTAGAGAGCGCTCCTACTAATAAATCGTCTGGACGCGGATGGAAAGCAGACAGTGTACCAAACGTCCGAAACGCGTGTTCTGACCTTGGTGCGGTTGCTATGCTTGGGTGCTCGAGGAGATCCAGCTACGCCGCAGCAGGGCGTACTCCCTCCACCAAACATGCACCCAGCTTTGACGCCAGCAACGGTCAGATGCAGACGAGACGGCCACGAGGCCCACGAACTAGGGATCAGCGGCGGCCCTCCCTTCCTGGAGCAGTACGTGTAGCACTCCTATCTCATCCGCAACTGCAAGCCCAACAACCGCTCACGACCATTCCAGAACATAGTTCGTTCCACCGTGGACGTAGATCAACCTACGAGAAGCTATACGattttttattaagaaaaaaaataatttgaggTTAGAATGCATAACCACACCTCGCATCCTAACTAGTTGAGTTAGGCTCACTTCATGTTCCTCCCTAATCGTGCCTGATCATCCAATCTCCATGGACGCAACGTGCAAGTTTGGACATTGTTTTCTTAGAGCTTATCAGTAATCGTGCCTGATTATCCAATCGATCACTAGCTTCTTAGGGACTATCATTGCTTCCTTCAGGACAACACAACCACTCGAAGTAAAGGCACAGAACTAGCCACCCACACGCGCTGCCCAGGAGGATGACAGCATCCTGCATCAGTGCAACCCGTCCCACCCTCCCCGAGACCATCTCCCCCCGATGCCGACCTCCTCCCGCCCAACCATCCAACCAATCCAACACCAAGCAGAGCAGGGCAGCGTTGCATCGCATCGCGGCAGAATCCCGTCAACAAACCAGCTCACCATCTCCCTCAGATTCTCACGCGCCAGCCAAGCACGAGACCTTGGTCCCCCTTGCTACCACCTCCAAGCTCCACGTCGCTCTTTCAGTGGTCTCCAGTCCACTGCCGATATCATATATGTATAAGTAACCCACCTTCACATCCCTGATCCCTCGCAAGAAACAAGCACACACACAGCTCTGGAGCAAGCTGAGAGAGAGCGAGAGTTCCATTCGCAGGCAGCTTTCTGTAGAAACAATGGCGGCCCGCCGCAGCTTCTTGTCGCCGCCAtggctgctcctcctcctggcgtTTCTTGACGACGCGGTGGCGGTGCCCAGGCCGCTGCTGGGCATCGCCgagccgccggccaccgcagCTGGGCCCGTCAGCGCGTCGCGGCCCGGCGGAAGCGGGAGGCCCGACCGGTCGGTGGCCGGCGCGGACGTGATCCTCGTCGGGTTCGCCGCggcggtcgtcgtcgtcatcttccTGTACATCAGGGTCACCAGGAAGAACAGCTCCAGCGCCAGCGTGGGAGTCGGAGAAAAGCGGGAAGGCGGTGGCTTGGGAGGATTCTGAACTTTCTATGTGTAGGTGTAGAAGTAGCACTAGAAGTAcaccatctttcttttttcaatttGCCTTCTTGAGTTCAGACTTGAGAGAGGCTTGTAAAGAGGATTAGATGAGATGATGGGTGGGGGTTGATACAGTTTAAGCAGCTGTTTAAGGTTTGTCATCAGTTCATTGATCTGTGGTGTGTACTGTACTACATGCCCAAAGAAAACAGGGGATATGTAGGAGAACAGAGAAGATCGAAAGAACCATCAAACTTCGTTGAACTCCAAATCTCAAAAGTAATCTGCTTAGCGCTACGCCAATCTGCCCGTACGATTTCTTGAGTGACTGCTGTGCTATGATCCAAGCATGAACTAACTACGGGTGCAGAGTACTTCTTCAGCTGGCCTCACTTGTCGTCAGCAAGCGCATGGCCACTTTAGTTTGCACTCTCCACGAACTGAAACTTTAGAGATCGATCAAAATTACTCTTTGCCACCGGAGCTTGATCGCTCTGAATCTCACCGCTCCTACTCCTAAGCATCTGCAGCGTAGCTCAGCAAGCGTGACAGTTCATGAGTAGTACGTTACGTACAAGAGCATGTGCCATTCGTGCCCAACGGCTTTCAATCATCAGAGCCGCCGGTTCAATGCATCGGCCGAGGTCGCGGCGCGCACGCGTCATCCCTTCCCGGCCGGCCCTTTGGTTTGGtgatcctgaattcctgatgcaGGGGGGCCAACGCGCTCGCGGCGTATCAGAGTACAGAACGCAATCGCACTAGCGTAGCGTCCCTGCATTCTCCATGGCCGATTGCCCCCGTACCCTGGCAACCCTTCAATGCATCGGCGAGACGGCGACAAACCCAAGGGCACTTCGCGCGGAGCTTGGAGAGGGTCGTGGCGTCCGGGCCCGCTCCCGGCTATACTGACACTGTACCCCGGCCCCGTTCCGcgcgccccctcccccctcaTAAATCTCACCGCTGCCGGTCTCTCACCCCCTCGGCTCCATTGCTGCTCTCTCTCGCGCGCCCAGGTGAGGCAAGATCGTCCCTCTCCTCTCTACTCCAACTTTTCTTTCTCAGGTTTGCATTATAGTCTTGGATCCGTGCTCTGCTTGCTCCACGCCTCCACTGATGTATCTTTGGTGCTTTGATCTCGTTTCCTATTTGCATGGCTTGATCTTGCTCGTCCCGGTGCTTTGGAAGgatattgttattgttgtccAGTTCTTTGTAATTATCATCTTGCTGTGCAAAATCATCATGGTGGGAAACTACTAGTTCTGTCATGAATCATGGTgtaaagctgctgctgctggtgagcTTGGGTTAAGTGTAGAACCAGCCCCTGGTGAATCACGTGATGTATCGTTTG encodes the following:
- the LOC111255857 gene encoding uncharacterized protein LOC111255857; amino-acid sequence: MAARRSFLSPPWLLLLLAFLDDAVAVPRPLLGIAEPPATAAGPVSASRPGGSGRPDRSVAGADVILVGFAAAVVVVIFLYIRVTRKNSSSASVGVGEKREGGGLGGF